The segment TTGAAGATCTAGTCGTTGTTTCTCCAGACGTGGGAGGCGTTGCACGAGCACGGGCGTTGGCAAAACGACTCAATGATGCGCCACTCGCAATTATTGATAAGCGTCGGCAAGCTCATAACATCGCAGAAGTGATGAATGTGATTGGAGATGTCCGCGGCAAGACTGCGGTTCTCGTCGATGACATGATTGATACAGCAGGCACAATCTTAGAAGGCGCAAAAATTCTTCGGAAAGAAGGTGCCCGTCAAGTTTATGCATGTGCAACTCATGCCGTTTTCTCGCCTCCTGCGATCGAGCGACTCTCAAGCGGCTTGCTTGAAGAAGTCATTGTGACGAACACTATCCCGATTGCAGAAGAAAATCGCTTTCCCCAGTTGACCATTCTTTCTGTGGCAAACGTGATTGGTGAGACGATTTGGCGGATTCACGAAGATAGTTCTGTCAGTAGTTTGTTTCGCTAATTAGCTTGCACAAAACCGCCGATATCGGCGGTTTTGTTTTTTAAAATGAAAGTGGGCAGTGTCTAACCTGCCCACGGAGAGGAAATGTCTCACAAGGATTTAATTTCTATCAGTTCGCGGCTGATGATATTTCCTACACTTGCTCAGTCCTTGATTCCTGAAACTTATGAGAAGTTTTGCCACTTTACTGACTGCATGCATTGTTGCCGTTTGGATTGGCGCGATCGCGCTGATTGCTATTCAAAACGCAACCCCTGTCACCTTGAGATTTCTCACCTTGCAAACGATCGAAATCCCGTTTGGATTAGTGATTGCGTTCAGCGTCATGATTGGGATCATCGGCAGTGCGATCGCTCAACCGCTTCTCGGATTTTCTCTCACACCCAGTGACGAAGATTAGAGCGCATACACTTGCCCGTCAATCAGCAGCCGAGTAATTCCCTTCGCTTGCAAGTGAGGGGCCGTTTTTTGCAGCACTCGGCTATCCGGCACTTTGATCACCC is part of the Leptolyngbya boryana PCC 6306 genome and harbors:
- a CDS encoding LapA family protein gives rise to the protein MRSFATLLTACIVAVWIGAIALIAIQNATPVTLRFLTLQTIEIPFGLVIAFSVMIGIIGSAIAQPLLGFSLTPSDED